From a region of the Caldalkalibacillus thermarum genome:
- a CDS encoding adenine phosphoribosyltransferase yields MDFKSKIRVIEDFPQPGIRFKDITTLLKDGQAYQAAIDKLAEYAESKGADLVVGPEARGFVIGAPIAYKLGKGFVPVRKAGKLPAETVQAEYDLEYGQDALAIHKDAIRQGQKVLVADDLLATGGTISTTINLVEQLGGKVVGCVFLIELTYLNGRKKLEPEYHVFSLVQY; encoded by the coding sequence ATGGATTTTAAATCAAAAATCAGAGTGATTGAGGATTTCCCCCAGCCCGGTATCCGCTTCAAAGATATTACCACCCTGTTAAAAGATGGCCAGGCCTATCAGGCAGCCATTGACAAGCTGGCTGAATACGCTGAATCAAAAGGGGCTGATCTGGTCGTCGGACCGGAAGCCAGAGGCTTTGTTATCGGCGCACCCATTGCCTATAAATTGGGCAAAGGGTTTGTACCGGTGCGCAAAGCGGGCAAGCTGCCTGCCGAGACCGTTCAAGCCGAGTATGATCTGGAATATGGCCAAGATGCCCTGGCCATACATAAAGACGCCATAAGGCAAGGTCAAAAAGTGCTGGTGGCCGATGACCTGTTGGCTACAGGCGGCACGATTTCCACCACCATCAACCTTGTTGAACAACTGGGTGGGAAAGTGGTCGGCTGTGTTTTTTTGATCGAGCTGACCTATCTCAATGGCCGGAAAAAATTAGAGCCTGAATATCATGTTTTTTCCCTTGTCCAGTACTAG
- the dtd gene encoding D-aminoacyl-tRNA deacylase: MRVVVQRSKQAKVTVNGHITGQIEHGFVVLVGVTHEDTSQDAAYLAEKVAHLRVFEDETGKMNRSLLDVGGQVLSVSQFTLYGDCRKGRRPNFMQAAKPEQAKALYEKFNQDLQEKGVHVETGEFGAMMKVELVNDGPVTLIIDSQER, from the coding sequence GTGAGAGTGGTTGTGCAACGCAGCAAACAAGCCAAAGTGACGGTCAATGGACACATCACTGGCCAGATTGAGCATGGCTTTGTGGTGCTAGTAGGTGTCACCCATGAGGATACATCCCAGGATGCAGCCTACCTGGCCGAAAAGGTGGCCCATTTACGTGTCTTTGAAGATGAAACAGGTAAAATGAACCGTTCTTTGTTGGATGTGGGTGGACAAGTTTTGTCCGTGTCCCAGTTCACCCTGTATGGGGATTGCCGCAAGGGCAGGCGGCCAAACTTCATGCAAGCGGCCAAACCTGAGCAGGCCAAAGCACTGTACGAAAAGTTTAATCAGGACTTGCAGGAAAAAGGCGTGCACGTGGAAACGGGAGAATTCGGGGCCATGATGAAGGTGGAGCTGGTTAATGACGGCCCGGTGACCTTGATCATCGACAGCCAGGAGCGTTAA
- the hisS gene encoding histidine--tRNA ligase, producing the protein MTIRIPRGTADILPGEVEKWHYIENKIRDLCRRFNYAEIRTPIFEHTELFQRGVGETTDIVEKEMYTFIDKGDRSITLRPEGTAAVVRAYVEHKLYADPKQPVKLYYVGPMFRYERPQAGRMRQFTQFGIEAIGSKDPLLDAEVIAMAMQFYAELGLTGLRLELNSVGCQNCRPKHREALVAFLEEVKEELGPEDRSRLERNPLRVLDSKDPKTQELTKDAPSILDYLCEDCRPHFEAVQRYLDELNIPYVINPRLVRGLDYYTQTAFEIMVEGIGAIGTICGGGRYNGLVAEIGGQDKPGIGFALSIERLLLALEKQGIELPVTDGLDCFVVTLGEAAKRQGFKLVHQWRKAGLKVEQDFLDRGLKGQLKSADRYQAKYAAIVGEDELAKGVVVLKNLATGEQQEYAYAEAEAFLLKQCEQGVGV; encoded by the coding sequence ATGACCATTCGAATCCCGCGCGGAACGGCTGATATCCTGCCCGGGGAAGTGGAAAAATGGCACTATATCGAGAACAAGATCCGTGACCTTTGCCGTCGCTTTAATTATGCCGAAATCCGCACCCCCATTTTTGAGCATACCGAACTTTTTCAGCGTGGTGTAGGGGAAACGACCGATATTGTTGAGAAAGAGATGTACACCTTTATTGACAAAGGGGACCGCAGCATCACCTTGCGTCCGGAAGGAACGGCAGCGGTGGTGCGCGCCTATGTGGAGCATAAGCTTTATGCTGATCCCAAACAGCCGGTCAAGCTGTATTATGTTGGCCCCATGTTCCGCTATGAGCGTCCACAGGCGGGACGCATGCGCCAGTTTACCCAGTTTGGCATCGAAGCAATCGGTTCCAAAGATCCGCTGCTTGATGCCGAAGTGATTGCCATGGCCATGCAGTTTTACGCTGAATTGGGCTTAACTGGCTTGCGCCTGGAATTAAACAGCGTGGGCTGCCAGAACTGCCGGCCCAAGCACAGGGAGGCCCTGGTCGCCTTTTTGGAAGAAGTGAAGGAAGAGCTGGGACCGGAAGACCGTTCCCGCTTGGAGCGCAATCCGCTCAGGGTCTTGGACAGCAAAGATCCAAAAACACAGGAATTGACGAAGGATGCGCCTTCTATCCTGGACTATTTATGTGAGGATTGCCGGCCCCATTTTGAGGCGGTACAACGTTACCTAGATGAGCTCAACATTCCTTATGTGATTAATCCACGCCTGGTTCGTGGTTTGGACTATTATACCCAGACCGCTTTTGAAATAATGGTGGAGGGGATCGGGGCCATTGGCACCATCTGTGGCGGCGGCCGGTATAATGGCTTGGTCGCTGAAATCGGGGGCCAGGATAAGCCCGGAATCGGTTTTGCTTTAAGTATCGAGCGTTTGCTCTTGGCTTTGGAAAAACAGGGTATTGAGCTGCCTGTTACTGACGGGCTGGACTGTTTTGTCGTCACGCTGGGTGAAGCGGCCAAACGGCAAGGCTTCAAACTTGTTCACCAGTGGCGGAAAGCAGGCTTAAAAGTGGAACAGGATTTCCTTGACCGCGGATTAAAGGGTCAGTTGAAGTCTGCTGACCGCTATCAAGCCAAATATGCGGCCATTGTAGGAGAAGATGAATTGGCTAAAGGGGTTGTGGTGCTGAAAAATCTGGCTACAGGAGAACAGCAGGAATATGCCTATGCCGAAGCAGAAGCATTTCTACTCAAACAGTGTGAACAGGGGGTTGGTGTATAA
- the aspS gene encoding aspartate--tRNA ligase produces MRFKRTHGCGTLTKAHIGQEVHLSGWVNKRRDLGGLIFIDLRDRSGIVQIVFDPQHQEAFATAEKVRSEYVLAVKGRVVARDEATINRKLPTGEIEVYAEEVEVINPAKTPPFTLEDKLDVDEAVRLKYRYLDLRRPAMQRVFKLRHQAAKAIRNFLDEHGFLEIETPMLTKSTPEGARDYLVPSRVHPGEFFALPQSPQIFKQLLMVAGFERYYQIVRCFRDEDLRADRQPEFTQVDIETSFMSAQDLQTLMEEMIARLLKETIGVEVALPFERLTYEEAISRFGSDKPDLRFGLELKDVSETVKNSSFKVFSQTVKNGGQVKGINAKGCAAFSRKKIDELTEYVGRYGAKGLAWFALKEGEMRGPIAKFFTPEELEGIKQVLEAEEGDLLLFVADQKQLVAEALGALRLKLGKELGLINKEEYKFCWVTDFPLVEYDEEQGRYVALHHPFTMPREEDLELFDTNPEAMRAQAYDMVLNGYEIGGGSMRIYQREVQEKMFALLGFSAEEAKEKFGFLMEAFEYGTPPHGGIAFGFDRIVMLLAGVSNLRETIAFPKTASASCLMTGAPSAVDEKQLEELALAVTTKLKV; encoded by the coding sequence ATGCGTTTCAAACGTACCCATGGATGCGGAACGCTCACCAAAGCCCACATCGGGCAAGAGGTACATTTATCAGGTTGGGTCAATAAGCGGCGTGACTTGGGAGGTTTGATCTTTATTGATCTAAGGGACCGGTCCGGTATTGTCCAAATTGTGTTTGATCCTCAACATCAAGAAGCGTTCGCTACAGCTGAAAAGGTGCGCAGCGAATATGTTTTGGCTGTGAAAGGGCGTGTGGTGGCCAGGGATGAAGCAACCATCAACCGTAAACTCCCCACCGGAGAAATTGAAGTGTACGCCGAAGAGGTGGAAGTGATTAATCCTGCCAAAACACCTCCCTTCACCTTGGAAGATAAACTGGATGTGGACGAAGCCGTCCGGCTCAAGTACCGCTATTTGGATTTGCGCCGTCCTGCCATGCAGCGGGTGTTTAAATTGCGCCATCAGGCGGCCAAAGCCATCCGCAATTTTTTAGATGAGCACGGGTTTCTGGAAATTGAAACACCAATGCTGACCAAGAGCACTCCAGAGGGGGCCCGGGACTATCTTGTGCCCAGCAGGGTACATCCTGGCGAGTTTTTTGCCTTGCCCCAGTCTCCGCAGATTTTCAAACAACTGTTAATGGTGGCTGGTTTTGAGCGTTATTATCAAATTGTACGCTGCTTCCGGGATGAGGATTTGCGGGCGGACCGGCAGCCTGAATTTACCCAGGTGGACATTGAGACCTCCTTTATGTCTGCCCAGGACTTGCAAACTTTAATGGAGGAAATGATTGCCCGTCTGCTTAAAGAAACGATCGGGGTGGAAGTTGCTCTGCCCTTCGAGCGGCTTACTTACGAGGAAGCGATCAGCCGCTTCGGCTCTGACAAACCGGATTTGCGCTTCGGCCTGGAACTGAAAGACGTTTCCGAAACGGTTAAAAACAGCAGTTTCAAGGTGTTTAGCCAAACGGTGAAAAACGGGGGCCAGGTGAAAGGGATTAATGCCAAAGGATGTGCCGCATTTAGCCGCAAGAAAATTGATGAGCTGACCGAGTATGTGGGCCGCTATGGGGCCAAAGGCTTAGCCTGGTTTGCTTTAAAAGAGGGAGAAATGAGAGGTCCGATCGCCAAGTTTTTTACCCCAGAAGAACTGGAAGGGATCAAACAGGTCCTGGAAGCAGAAGAAGGCGACCTGCTCCTGTTCGTTGCTGACCAAAAGCAGTTGGTGGCGGAAGCGCTCGGAGCTTTGCGTCTTAAGCTGGGTAAAGAATTGGGCCTCATTAACAAAGAGGAATATAAGTTTTGCTGGGTAACTGACTTTCCGCTCGTGGAATACGATGAAGAACAAGGGCGTTATGTGGCCTTGCACCATCCCTTTACCATGCCAAGGGAAGAGGATTTGGAGCTGTTTGACACCAATCCGGAAGCGATGCGGGCCCAGGCCTATGACATGGTGCTAAACGGCTATGAAATTGGTGGCGGCAGCATGCGCATCTATCAACGGGAAGTGCAGGAAAAAATGTTTGCCCTTTTGGGCTTCTCCGCTGAAGAAGCAAAAGAGAAGTTTGGCTTCTTGATGGAAGCTTTTGAATATGGCACACCTCCCCACGGTGGAATTGCCTTTGGCTTTGACCGGATTGTGATGCTGTTGGCAGGTGTCAGCAATTTGCGCGAAACCATTGCCTTTCCAAAAACGGCCAGTGCCAGCTGCCTGATGACCGGCGCACCTTCTGCCGTTGATGAGAAACAATTAGAGGAGCTGGCTTTAGCTGTTACCACCAAGCTAAAGGTGTAA
- a CDS encoding ABC transporter ATP-binding protein produces the protein MRPEQSVIDVQRVDWRRNGRTILDDISWQVKRGEHWAIVGLNGSGKTSLLNLICAYEWPSQGEIHVLGQRLGKADIHCLRRSIGWVSPALAERYRAYEHLPAEDIVLSGKFASIGLWQQVDQDDVEQARYYLSLFHVEHKARQPFGSLSSGEQQKVLLARAWMTAPDLIILDEPCSGLDLRAREALLASLDQLAAQENGPTLLYVTHHIEEIMPCFSHALLLKEGRIVAAGKKEEVLNPSMLAEAFGLSLDVAWKHGRAWISVNKPLSYSSP, from the coding sequence GTGAGACCAGAACAAAGCGTGATAGATGTGCAGCGGGTGGATTGGAGACGGAATGGCCGGACCATATTGGATGACATTTCATGGCAGGTGAAAAGAGGAGAGCATTGGGCTATTGTCGGTTTGAATGGTTCCGGTAAAACCTCCTTGCTCAATTTAATCTGTGCTTATGAGTGGCCAAGCCAAGGGGAGATACATGTGCTTGGCCAGCGTTTAGGTAAGGCAGACATTCACTGTCTGCGCCGGTCGATTGGCTGGGTCAGCCCGGCTTTGGCCGAACGTTACCGTGCCTATGAACACTTGCCAGCAGAGGACATCGTGTTGAGCGGAAAATTTGCCTCCATCGGATTATGGCAACAGGTTGACCAAGATGACGTGGAACAAGCCCGTTATTATCTGTCGTTATTCCACGTGGAGCACAAAGCCCGCCAACCGTTCGGTTCACTCTCCAGTGGTGAACAACAAAAAGTTTTGTTAGCCCGGGCCTGGATGACTGCGCCGGATTTAATTATCTTGGATGAGCCGTGTTCCGGTTTGGACTTGCGGGCCAGGGAAGCGTTGTTAGCCAGTCTGGATCAGCTGGCTGCACAAGAGAATGGTCCCACACTGCTGTATGTGACTCATCACATTGAAGAAATTATGCCTTGCTTTAGCCATGCTCTCCTTTTAAAAGAAGGTCGCATTGTGGCCGCTGGAAAAAAAGAAGAGGTTTTAAACCCGTCCATGCTTGCAGAAGCGTTTGGGCTCAGCCTCGATGTGGCTTGGAAGCATGGCCGGGCCTGGATCAGTGTGAACAAGCCTCTTAGTTATTCTTCACCTTGA
- a CDS encoding AAA family ATPase: protein MDLFDFGHAQHRVSEPLASRMRPRTLDDMVGQEHIIGKGKLLRRAIEADRLTPMIFYGPPGTGKTTLAKVIANTTQAHFEQVNAVTSGVAEVRKLINEAKDRLKMHQIRTVLFIDEIHHFNKSQQDALLPFIEEGTIILIGATTENPMFEINGALLSRSRIFRLHPLEDHHIREIIRRALEDKERGLGEQDIILTPEALDHIVNVANGDARNALNALELAALTTPPDEQGRIVIDLEVAQESIQQRMVQYDKNGDQHYDVISAFIKSLRGSDPDAALYWLARMIYAGEDPRFIARRLYVHAAEDVGMADPRALQIAHAAAYAVDFLGMPEARIPLAEATIYIATAPKSNAVIKGIDSALEAVEKEKNGQVPLHLRDSHYKGAHKLGHGQGYKYPHNFKGGYVKQQYLPDSLTGRSFYSPTDHGYERTIKERLKYWRSLESQHQGEE from the coding sequence ATGGACTTATTTGATTTCGGTCACGCACAACATCGTGTATCGGAGCCTTTGGCCAGCCGGATGAGGCCCCGGACCCTTGACGATATGGTGGGGCAGGAACACATTATCGGCAAAGGCAAACTGCTGCGCCGGGCCATTGAAGCTGACCGGCTCACGCCCATGATTTTTTACGGTCCTCCGGGCACCGGCAAAACCACCTTAGCCAAAGTGATCGCCAACACCACACAAGCCCATTTTGAACAGGTGAATGCGGTCACTTCCGGAGTGGCCGAAGTGCGCAAGTTGATTAATGAAGCCAAAGACCGGTTAAAAATGCACCAGATCCGCACGGTTCTGTTTATTGATGAGATTCATCATTTTAATAAATCCCAACAAGATGCCTTGCTCCCTTTTATTGAAGAAGGCACCATCATCCTGATCGGGGCTACGACTGAAAATCCCATGTTTGAAATTAACGGGGCCTTACTGTCCCGCTCCCGAATCTTCCGCCTCCATCCCTTGGAAGACCATCACATCCGGGAGATTATCCGCCGGGCGCTTGAGGACAAAGAGCGGGGGCTGGGCGAACAGGACATCATTTTGACGCCCGAAGCCCTTGATCATATTGTCAATGTGGCCAACGGAGATGCCCGCAATGCCTTAAATGCGCTGGAACTGGCCGCCCTGACCACCCCGCCCGATGAACAGGGACGCATCGTGATTGATCTAGAAGTCGCCCAGGAATCGATCCAGCAGCGCATGGTGCAATATGACAAAAACGGTGACCAGCACTATGACGTGATTTCGGCCTTTATCAAAAGCTTGCGCGGCTCTGATCCTGATGCCGCCCTGTACTGGCTGGCCCGCATGATTTATGCTGGTGAAGACCCCCGGTTCATTGCCCGCAGACTGTATGTGCATGCTGCGGAAGATGTGGGGATGGCTGATCCCAGAGCGTTACAAATCGCCCATGCTGCCGCCTACGCTGTAGATTTTTTGGGCATGCCAGAAGCACGCATCCCTTTGGCCGAAGCCACCATCTACATTGCCACTGCGCCTAAAAGCAATGCGGTGATCAAAGGAATCGATAGTGCCTTAGAGGCGGTGGAAAAAGAAAAAAACGGCCAGGTCCCCCTTCATCTCAGGGACAGCCACTATAAAGGAGCCCACAAACTGGGCCATGGCCAAGGATACAAATATCCCCACAACTTCAAAGGCGGCTACGTCAAGCAGCAATATCTGCCCGATTCACTCACAGGGCGCAGCTTTTACTCACCAACAGATCACGGATATGAACGCACAATTAAAGAGCGCCTGAAATACTGGCGCTCCCTTGAGTCACAACATCAAGGTGAAGAATAA
- a CDS encoding YczE/YyaS/YitT family protein, with the protein MRGEQRRSASSVWVIRWLIFMLGLMVMSFGIVLMIRADMGNAPWDVFHIGLYYQFGLTIGLWSILVGIAIIALTWLLTRTKPQAGTVINMLLVGVFIDLFLLLPWLKTPGHWGGQLVMLLVGIVVMGYGIGLYIAPRCGAGPRDGLMIAISEKTGWKVQWVRTGMEMVVLIAGWLLGGPVFVGTLLFSLLIGPIVGFTLPQCQTVVDKLIGGVSVENLNKRPIRANHHDGVSQ; encoded by the coding sequence GTGAGAGGAGAACAGAGGCGGAGCGCAAGCAGCGTATGGGTGATACGCTGGCTTATTTTTATGTTGGGCCTGATGGTCATGTCCTTCGGTATTGTACTGATGATCAGGGCGGACATGGGCAACGCCCCCTGGGATGTTTTTCATATTGGGCTGTATTACCAATTTGGTCTGACGATCGGCTTATGGTCCATTCTGGTCGGTATCGCCATTATTGCCCTCACCTGGCTGTTGACCCGCACTAAACCCCAGGCCGGCACGGTGATCAACATGCTGCTGGTCGGGGTGTTTATCGACTTATTTTTATTGCTTCCCTGGTTGAAGACGCCTGGCCATTGGGGAGGACAACTGGTCATGCTGCTGGTTGGCATTGTTGTGATGGGTTACGGGATCGGCTTGTATATTGCTCCGCGCTGTGGAGCTGGACCGAGAGACGGGCTGATGATCGCCATTAGCGAAAAGACCGGCTGGAAAGTACAGTGGGTACGCACAGGGATGGAGATGGTGGTACTCATCGCGGGTTGGCTATTGGGGGGGCCTGTCTTTGTGGGCACGCTGCTGTTTTCGCTGTTGATCGGCCCAATCGTTGGTTTTACATTGCCACAGTGCCAGACAGTGGTTGATAAATTGATCGGAGGTGTCTCTGTTGAAAATCTCAACAAAAGGCCAATACGGGCTAACCATCATGATGGAGTTAGCCAATAA
- the cymR gene encoding cysteine metabolism transcriptional regulator CymR, translating to MKISTKGQYGLTIMMELANNYGKGPISLRKIAEIHDLSEHYLEQLISPLRNAGLVKSIRGAYGGYVLAKKPREITAGDVIRVLEGPINPVEFEEEKDPAKRDLWRRIRDSISEVLDSTTLEDLINYKDEGEESYMFYI from the coding sequence TTGAAAATCTCAACAAAAGGCCAATACGGGCTAACCATCATGATGGAGTTAGCCAATAATTATGGCAAAGGCCCCATCTCGCTGCGAAAAATAGCGGAAATCCATGATTTGTCGGAACACTACCTGGAACAATTGATCTCCCCGTTGCGCAATGCTGGTCTGGTGAAAAGCATCCGCGGCGCCTACGGAGGCTATGTCCTGGCAAAAAAACCCAGGGAGATTACGGCTGGTGACGTGATCCGGGTATTGGAAGGGCCCATCAACCCAGTGGAGTTTGAAGAAGAAAAAGACCCGGCCAAGCGGGACCTGTGGCGGCGCATCCGGGACAGCATTTCAGAGGTATTGGACTCAACAACATTAGAGGATTTGATCAACTATAAGGATGAGGGCGAAGAGAGCTATATGTTCTATATTTAA
- a CDS encoding cysteine desulfurase family protein, giving the protein MRRIYVDHAATTPVHPRVIEAMLPYMDKQFGNPSSIHVFGRETKAAVEEARRTIARLLGAEAKQITFTSGGTEADNMAILGVAFAAREKGNHVITSQIEHHAVLHACQYLESQGFAVTYLPVDENGRVRPDDVREALREDTILVSVMYANNETGAVQPVEEIGALVREKGILFHTDAVQALGMLSFDVSTLPVDLVSFSGHKINGPKGSGCLYVRETVKLHPLLYGGAQERNRRAGTENVPGIIGFAEALKLAQQDIEAKREKYAGLRQRFLDILRAEQVVFQINGDLDHCLPHIVNLSFAGVKADALLMNLDLEGIAASSGSACTAGSLQPSHVILAMYGDEERAGSAIRFSFGLGNTLEQIEEVAYKTARIIKRLQA; this is encoded by the coding sequence ATGCGCCGTATCTATGTAGATCATGCAGCAACCACACCTGTTCACCCCCGGGTAATTGAAGCCATGCTGCCCTATATGGACAAGCAGTTTGGCAATCCCTCCAGCATTCATGTTTTCGGACGGGAAACAAAAGCGGCTGTGGAAGAGGCCCGGCGCACCATTGCCCGCTTGCTTGGGGCTGAGGCGAAACAGATTACTTTTACCAGCGGCGGAACAGAAGCAGATAACATGGCCATTCTCGGTGTTGCCTTTGCTGCTAGAGAAAAAGGGAATCATGTGATTACTTCTCAGATAGAGCATCATGCTGTGCTGCATGCTTGTCAATATTTAGAATCCCAAGGATTTGCAGTGACTTATCTTCCCGTTGATGAAAACGGCCGTGTACGCCCTGATGATGTGCGGGAGGCACTGCGGGAAGATACCATCTTAGTCAGTGTGATGTATGCCAACAATGAAACAGGGGCCGTGCAGCCGGTGGAAGAGATCGGGGCGCTTGTACGGGAGAAAGGAATCCTTTTTCATACCGATGCGGTACAAGCTTTGGGCATGCTCTCCTTTGACGTGTCGACCCTCCCGGTTGATCTGGTTTCCTTTTCCGGACACAAGATCAACGGGCCCAAAGGAAGCGGCTGTTTGTATGTCCGCGAGACGGTCAAGTTGCACCCCCTTCTGTACGGCGGGGCCCAGGAGCGCAACCGCCGGGCAGGAACGGAAAATGTGCCAGGCATTATTGGTTTCGCTGAAGCCTTAAAGTTGGCCCAGCAGGATATAGAGGCAAAAAGGGAGAAATATGCCGGGCTTCGCCAGCGTTTTTTAGATATCCTAAGGGCAGAACAAGTGGTGTTTCAAATCAATGGCGATTTAGACCATTGTTTGCCACATATTGTTAATCTCAGTTTTGCTGGTGTTAAAGCAGATGCGTTGTTAATGAACCTGGATTTGGAAGGCATTGCTGCTTCAAGCGGTTCGGCCTGCACAGCTGGCTCGTTGCAGCCTTCCCACGTCATTTTGGCCATGTACGGTGATGAGGAACGGGCGGGAAGCGCCATTCGCTTCAGCTTCGGGCTGGGCAACACGCTGGAACAAATCGAAGAGGTGGCTTATAAAACAGCGAGGATCATTAAACGGTTGCAGGCTTAA
- the mnmA gene encoding tRNA 2-thiouridine(34) synthase MnmA, which translates to MTKPPEETRVVVGMSGGVDSSVTALLLKEQGFDVIGVFMKNWDDTDENGVCTATEDYHDVVAVCHQLGIPFYSVNFEREYWDRVFTYFLDEYKAGRTPNPDVMCNKEIKFQAFLDHALSLGADFVATGHYAKVDLKDGYHRLLRGKDPGKDQTYFLNQLNQAQLSKVLFPIGHLHKQQVRQIAEEAGLPNAKKKDSTGICFIGERNFKAFLSNYLPAQPGEIRQKSTGELKGKHDGLMYYTIGQRQGLGIGGPGGPWFVVDKDLGRNILYVEAGEDNPYLYFEGLEASQLNWIKGNPPGQRFTCTAKFRYRQPDKPCTVEVLDGGRCRVMFDEPQRAITPGQAVVFYHGEECLGGAIIDVAIQDEKRIQQALVQV; encoded by the coding sequence CTGACAAAACCGCCGGAAGAGACCCGTGTGGTGGTGGGCATGTCGGGGGGCGTCGATTCATCGGTTACTGCCTTGCTGTTAAAAGAACAAGGGTTTGATGTGATTGGGGTTTTTATGAAAAATTGGGACGACACAGATGAAAACGGGGTCTGCACCGCCACGGAGGATTATCATGACGTGGTCGCCGTTTGCCATCAGTTGGGCATTCCCTTTTACTCCGTTAATTTTGAGCGGGAATACTGGGACCGTGTCTTTACCTACTTCCTTGATGAATATAAAGCGGGACGTACGCCTAATCCCGATGTCATGTGCAACAAAGAGATTAAGTTTCAAGCGTTTTTGGATCATGCCCTGTCCTTGGGGGCTGACTTTGTGGCGACAGGCCATTATGCCAAGGTGGATCTGAAGGATGGTTACCACCGTTTGCTGCGCGGGAAGGACCCGGGCAAAGACCAAACTTACTTCCTTAATCAGCTGAACCAAGCCCAATTGTCCAAGGTCTTATTCCCCATCGGCCATTTGCATAAGCAACAAGTGCGGCAAATCGCTGAAGAGGCCGGTCTGCCCAATGCCAAGAAAAAAGACAGCACAGGCATTTGTTTTATCGGTGAGCGGAACTTTAAAGCGTTTCTAAGCAATTATCTCCCGGCCCAGCCGGGTGAAATCCGCCAAAAATCAACCGGTGAGTTGAAAGGCAAACATGACGGCTTAATGTACTACACCATTGGCCAGCGCCAGGGACTGGGCATCGGTGGTCCGGGAGGCCCGTGGTTTGTGGTGGATAAAGATCTTGGGCGGAACATTTTGTATGTGGAAGCAGGGGAAGACAATCCTTATCTGTATTTTGAAGGGCTGGAAGCTTCCCAACTGAATTGGATCAAAGGGAACCCACCCGGACAGCGCTTCACCTGCACAGCCAAATTCCGCTACCGGCAGCCCGATAAGCCATGCACCGTGGAAGTGTTGGACGGCGGGCGCTGCCGGGTCATGTTTGACGAGCCCCAGAGAGCGATTACACCCGGCCAGGCAGTGGTGTTTTACCATGGTGAAGAATGTTTGGGTGGGGCAATTATCGATGTGGCTATTCAGGATGAGAAACGTATCCAGCAGGCCCTTGTCCAAGTCTAG